A region from the Desulfomarina profundi genome encodes:
- a CDS encoding ankyrin repeat domain-containing protein, with the protein MKYFSVLLFLLFFVCCVEAAELTGKITGIKGDMIFIEMSTKKTPDRGDPVLIVLDLDGEIFEAGKAWVYGTGQNSQRIIAKMISGTPSIDMTVSIPHEQYKLDRQLYQAIKAAKLNDTNTGSSVEQVRQALRNGADVNKIWFENDKYPLVHAVTLPAAPHDQKEIVRELIKAGANQEAIDTALPLAVYNKEIELIKLLLHSGADVNTKMSSKSKQTEYQDPSSGATPLIIAAAQQEFKIVRMLLEAGADINATNAWGETALFFAEKKEDARLLINAGANVNATNHQGDTPLFYLAGISGNQSSADGAHPWEAVAELIQAGTDVNVENKFGQTAIFYSAPQSTRLLIESGAEINHKDSVGSTPVFWQRSVDISSLKDISSLCMLLNADAEIKSKTTAEIPAEKLEWDFPLSAGSTALMRAAADLDLSVARILILAGADVAAKNASNQTALTLAKRKADKEIPRLQKEEKTSRKILENEKPVTRDHIDWRKEKYNRRITDIKLFIEILQNSNPVETVKKSMEVDLFKAIEKKENDYARLLLRYGVNPNTKNKKDETILFRALMKMNLQIVPALIAAGADVNQPVYGVSPLLGAAWQGDRKMVKVFLQAGAELNFKFVSNDTKRAGMTPLMAAAAKGHKEVVSLLLEAGADSGMRDKQGRRAIDHARKNNHAGIVRLLTPDS; encoded by the coding sequence ATGAAATATTTCAGTGTATTATTGTTTTTGTTGTTTTTCGTCTGTTGTGTTGAAGCAGCAGAGCTGACTGGCAAGATAACTGGCATTAAAGGGGATATGATTTTCATTGAGATGTCCACCAAAAAGACTCCCGATAGAGGTGATCCTGTACTGATTGTCCTGGATCTTGATGGTGAAATATTTGAAGCGGGAAAAGCCTGGGTTTATGGCACCGGGCAAAACAGTCAGCGTATTATCGCTAAAATGATAAGTGGGACCCCTTCCATTGACATGACAGTGTCTATTCCGCATGAGCAGTACAAGCTTGATCGCCAGTTGTATCAGGCAATCAAGGCAGCAAAACTCAACGACACGAATACTGGTTCTTCGGTTGAGCAGGTCCGGCAGGCTCTGCGAAACGGCGCAGATGTCAATAAAATCTGGTTTGAGAATGACAAGTACCCTCTCGTCCATGCGGTCACATTACCTGCTGCGCCTCATGACCAGAAAGAGATTGTTCGTGAGCTTATCAAGGCAGGAGCGAATCAAGAAGCAATAGATACCGCCTTGCCTTTAGCCGTTTACAATAAAGAAATTGAACTTATTAAGCTTTTATTGCATTCCGGGGCTGATGTTAATACCAAAATGAGTTCAAAAAGTAAACAAACAGAATATCAAGACCCGTCGAGCGGTGCTACCCCACTCATCATTGCTGCTGCGCAACAGGAGTTTAAAATAGTTCGAATGCTGCTGGAAGCGGGTGCTGACATTAATGCCACCAATGCCTGGGGTGAAACAGCTCTGTTTTTTGCTGAAAAAAAAGAAGATGCCCGTTTATTGATCAATGCTGGAGCAAACGTCAATGCAACAAATCATCAGGGCGATACGCCATTGTTTTATCTGGCTGGAATCTCGGGGAATCAGAGCTCAGCTGACGGGGCTCATCCGTGGGAAGCGGTGGCTGAACTCATTCAGGCAGGTACCGATGTAAATGTAGAGAATAAGTTTGGCCAAACGGCAATATTTTATTCCGCACCTCAAAGCACGCGATTGTTGATTGAGTCAGGTGCTGAAATTAACCATAAAGATTCAGTGGGAAGTACTCCTGTATTCTGGCAAAGAAGCGTGGACATTTCCAGTCTCAAGGACATTTCTAGTCTCTGTATGTTGCTCAATGCAGATGCTGAGATTAAGAGCAAAACAACGGCAGAGATTCCGGCGGAAAAACTGGAATGGGATTTTCCTCTTTCAGCTGGCAGCACTGCCCTGATGCGAGCCGCTGCTGATCTTGATCTTTCGGTAGCCCGGATACTGATTCTCGCGGGTGCCGATGTGGCGGCAAAAAATGCCAGTAACCAAACAGCGTTGACGCTGGCAAAACGTAAAGCGGATAAAGAAATTCCCAGGCTGCAAAAAGAGGAAAAAACATCCAGAAAAATACTGGAAAATGAAAAACCAGTTACACGAGACCATATTGATTGGAGAAAAGAAAAATACAATAGAAGGATTACTGATATAAAGCTATTTATTGAAATCTTGCAGAATAGCAATCCGGTCGAAACTGTAAAAAAATCCATGGAAGTCGATCTCTTTAAAGCAATTGAAAAAAAAGAGAACGATTATGCCAGACTCCTTCTCCGGTATGGTGTCAATCCCAATACGAAAAATAAAAAAGATGAGACAATACTCTTCAGGGCTCTCATGAAAATGAATCTGCAAATCGTCCCTGCACTGATTGCTGCTGGAGCTGATGTCAACCAACCAGTTTATGGCGTGAGTCCTCTGTTGGGAGCGGCCTGGCAAGGAGACAGGAAAATGGTAAAGGTATTTTTGCAGGCCGGTGCAGAACTGAACTTTAAGTTTGTCAGTAATGATACGAAACGTGCCGGTATGACACCTCTTATGGCCGCAGCAGCCAAAGGACATAAAGAAGTGGTTTCCCTGCTTCTCGAAGCTGGAGCAGATTCCGGGATGAGGGATAAACAGGGGCGAAGAGCCATTGATCATGCCAGGAAAAATAATCATGCAGGTATTGTCAGACTTCTGACACCAGATAGTTAG
- a CDS encoding response regulator transcription factor produces the protein MKQVLVIDDDRELCELVSDFLESEGFDVETVHDPHIGLQRALSEEHSLVVLDVMLPGMTGFDLLRSLRLSSQVPVLMLTARGEDIDRIIGLEMGADDYLPKPFNPRELVARIHAICRRVQFVEKVEETTPSRIQLDDIIIDVSTRTVKQNNQDVRITAVEFSLLYELMKHAGNVMERNELTRKVLGRELEIFDRSIDVHVSSLRKKLGHRVYDRERIKTVRSVGYLYTLNLKDS, from the coding sequence ATGAAACAGGTTTTGGTTATCGATGACGACAGGGAACTTTGCGAGTTGGTAAGTGATTTTTTAGAGTCGGAAGGGTTTGACGTTGAAACCGTTCATGATCCCCATATTGGTCTTCAACGTGCGCTGTCTGAAGAACACAGCCTGGTGGTGCTTGATGTGATGCTGCCGGGCATGACAGGGTTTGATCTTCTGCGTAGTCTCAGGCTTTCCTCGCAGGTGCCGGTGCTGATGCTCACTGCCAGAGGTGAAGATATTGACCGGATTATCGGGCTGGAGATGGGGGCTGATGATTATCTACCCAAACCTTTTAATCCCCGTGAACTTGTAGCCAGGATTCATGCAATCTGCCGCCGTGTGCAATTTGTTGAAAAGGTTGAAGAAACTACACCATCCAGGATTCAGCTTGATGATATTATAATAGATGTTTCCACGCGAACGGTAAAACAGAACAACCAGGATGTCAGGATTACGGCTGTAGAGTTTTCTCTACTGTATGAACTGATGAAACATGCCGGCAATGTTATGGAACGTAACGAATTGACCCGGAAGGTACTGGGGCGGGAGTTGGAAATTTTTGATCGTAGTATTGATGTTCATGTCAGCAGCCTGCGTAAAAAGCTTGGTCACAGGGTATATGACAGGGAACGGATTAAAACTGTCCGTTCTGTCGGCTACTTGTACACTTTGAACCTGAAAGATTCGTGA
- a CDS encoding ABC transporter permease, protein MIHLAREDVRHTLGKFVVTAMGVGMLLGIVLIMMGVYRGMLVDAEVLLHDINVDLWVVQEETLGPFAEASRVHDDLQYTIQSVPGIDKSSIITFQNIQLPKKKDKVRVFAVGYDVYGDINPVNPERLVRGRTLKTDHFEIVVTDKTGFSLHDQIQIGRHIYTVVGVTHGSVSSGGDLLVYISIKDAQELQFSFSNKRIQTDRARGIINRDTHMVNAVIATVLPGYNAENVARDIRKWQHKSVYTKDQQRAVLTKYVVEKASKQIGLFTSILVIVATIIISLIIYTMTLEKMKEIAIMKLMGLPNSMIVRMIVEETLLLGILAFIFGNIFSHLIYGKFPKRVVLEIPDAWMLFGVVVVASIAASFVGVKKVINADPASAIGG, encoded by the coding sequence ATGATTCATCTCGCCAGGGAAGACGTCAGGCACACTCTCGGCAAGTTTGTTGTAACAGCCATGGGTGTAGGCATGCTGCTTGGCATAGTCTTGATTATGATGGGAGTCTATCGTGGGATGCTTGTCGATGCCGAGGTGTTGTTACATGATATAAATGTGGACTTGTGGGTTGTGCAGGAAGAGACACTTGGTCCTTTTGCAGAAGCATCACGGGTACATGATGATCTTCAGTATACAATTCAATCTGTGCCGGGAATTGACAAAAGCAGCATTATAACATTCCAGAATATTCAGCTACCTAAAAAGAAAGATAAAGTTCGTGTTTTTGCAGTGGGCTACGATGTCTATGGTGATATCAATCCTGTAAATCCGGAAAGACTGGTCAGAGGTCGAACGCTGAAAACAGATCATTTTGAAATCGTTGTGACCGATAAAACGGGTTTTTCACTTCATGACCAGATACAGATTGGACGTCATATTTACACGGTTGTCGGCGTAACCCACGGCAGTGTCTCCTCCGGAGGAGATCTTCTGGTCTATATCAGCATTAAGGATGCCCAGGAACTGCAGTTCTCGTTTTCGAACAAACGAATCCAGACCGATAGAGCAAGGGGGATTATTAATCGGGACACCCATATGGTCAATGCCGTTATCGCTACTGTTCTTCCTGGTTACAATGCGGAAAATGTTGCCAGGGATATACGCAAATGGCAGCATAAAAGCGTATACACAAAAGATCAGCAACGGGCTGTTTTGACAAAATATGTCGTTGAAAAAGCATCAAAACAGATAGGTCTGTTTACATCCATCCTGGTGATCGTTGCCACGATTATCATATCGCTTATTATTTATACGATGACTCTGGAAAAAATGAAGGAAATTGCCATCATGAAACTGATGGGATTACCCAATAGTATGATTGTGAGAATGATCGTTGAAGAGACGTTGTTGCTTGGCATACTGGCTTTTATATTCGGTAATATCTTCTCCCATCTCATTTATGGCAAATTTCCCAAACGGGTGGTTTTGGAGATACCTGACGCATGGATGTTGTTTGGAGTGGTAGTAGTCGCAAGTATAGCCGCATCGTTTGTTGGGGTGAAAAAAGTGATTAATGCTGATCCGGCCTCAGCCATAGGGGGCTGA
- a CDS encoding PASTA domain-containing protein yields MKKCLTDKVLKIATCFLLMGAIFFAVNAFSQSAQLVKGGTVGNRVYLEIVNDSHEPVLDVSIRRKKIPSFVTNVNIRPEHIARIGAGKKIRAEVTFDIKRKTGKHSPQPLEFTLHSKNGQFSNTTPELLLQLEKQKKHVLPVDPKKTARTKTGKYVYVLTEVEVHDKPYSSVKKTRQIEHIPGQLGYTIKDFTPAYKKVTQLRCIDCPTEITVGKSIHFKFDLRTRYDSEKYQCEENKSYDRWPPGLRFISSTGDLEAIAKGKPLHMPSCQELGLKGHETQNDPNSRVITAEDNVYDPVGLTLDERVSLTTDIRFTGDATDRDSVFYNDPAFSYTAEYTSDGKLFKEFRETKFTVEYDNRLLKTPDHLKENRIQFSINGMSLTYTLQINGVPKSIAVIESTRASAFDEPALNTIQVADTTGKINGRGTARDTEVRHTSEKKLPTKRSELEGKRQKKPIVSTAVDPHQPDTAVLIKKWLQRAKPLENADGARLRFDKWGRKYGTAANGGIITLNNSPDNPVSSMPEVHVWAHRHSLDSINLCKLEEYVLAQLNGTGLDHCKKSPKKKITSIPDVTGMSKKQAETKLNGLGLKTKVSLGTPASSEKESLKVEKTTPGVGATVKRGATITIVLHTPFVNTKKVPEFKGYRAKDVIKRIRKIGLIPKINMVKAASSNQTGRIRSLDPPSGTRLKANATVLVNVFGPYVRTLRVPDVKGYTGKQARDQLASIGLKLDIVKNKPTKDRSLAGTVESQIPEAGSTVKAGKVIEIVVYEQSLPDCSDLPGSSPLWDQRKQKYYCGCTGNYERNNAGNGCRLKKEIQVAEKNCLTGTHAEWSENREKALCYCDDGTWDSSLRRCVTERDRALTALNCSYCEKPYYDESRKNARCVCASGCGYDSTIAPYCMPKDKLAHLRRQRRQEVAKKERRREEERRRRKKQEEANRQRECQQYLNQLNNSVVKGMKQWQQLVFLTSATITGCNKNEILAAQKGQWRSRTGSGTGTGTGSQIVLTLPNGRTIVYNGDIEVDRNMPTPPDQCPGGILGSAPGPCLTDAEYQKAWRDYQRRLREYNSQR; encoded by the coding sequence ATGAAAAAATGTTTAACAGATAAAGTCCTCAAGATAGCAACATGTTTTCTTCTGATGGGTGCAATATTTTTTGCTGTCAATGCATTTTCACAATCTGCCCAACTGGTTAAGGGAGGCACCGTTGGCAACAGAGTTTATCTTGAAATTGTTAATGATAGTCATGAACCTGTTCTGGATGTCTCCATCAGGAGAAAAAAAATCCCTTCATTTGTAACGAATGTAAATATTCGACCTGAGCATATAGCTAGGATTGGGGCTGGTAAAAAGATACGAGCTGAAGTTACCTTTGATATCAAAAGAAAAACCGGAAAACACTCACCTCAACCACTCGAATTTACATTACATTCCAAAAATGGGCAATTCTCGAACACAACACCTGAGTTATTACTTCAACTTGAAAAACAGAAAAAACATGTTTTGCCTGTTGACCCGAAAAAAACTGCCCGCACAAAAACAGGAAAATACGTGTATGTTCTTACTGAAGTTGAGGTTCATGATAAACCTTATTCGAGCGTGAAGAAGACCAGACAAATAGAACATATTCCCGGCCAACTGGGATACACTATAAAAGACTTCACTCCCGCTTATAAAAAAGTGACTCAACTGCGCTGTATAGACTGTCCAACGGAAATCACTGTTGGTAAGTCGATTCATTTCAAATTTGATCTTCGTACCCGCTATGATTCTGAGAAATACCAATGTGAAGAAAATAAATCCTATGACCGGTGGCCGCCTGGCTTGAGATTTATCAGCAGTACCGGTGATCTTGAGGCAATAGCTAAGGGAAAGCCATTGCATATGCCATCATGTCAGGAATTAGGGCTCAAAGGGCATGAAACACAAAATGATCCGAATTCAAGAGTCATAACAGCTGAGGATAATGTTTATGATCCGGTTGGGCTGACGTTGGATGAGAGAGTCTCTCTCACTACCGATATCAGGTTTACAGGAGATGCCACCGATAGAGATTCCGTCTTTTATAATGACCCGGCATTCAGTTATACAGCAGAGTATACAAGTGACGGGAAACTCTTCAAGGAATTCAGAGAAACAAAATTTACTGTTGAGTATGATAACAGACTGCTGAAAACACCGGATCATTTAAAAGAAAACCGAATACAGTTCTCAATAAACGGGATGTCATTGACCTATACCCTGCAGATAAACGGTGTGCCAAAGTCGATAGCCGTTATCGAAAGTACGAGAGCATCTGCGTTTGATGAACCAGCCTTGAACACCATTCAGGTGGCAGATACGACAGGAAAAATTAATGGCAGGGGAACAGCAAGAGACACAGAAGTCAGGCATACATCGGAAAAAAAACTTCCGACAAAGCGGTCAGAGCTTGAAGGTAAAAGACAGAAAAAACCAATTGTATCAACTGCTGTTGATCCACATCAGCCAGATACCGCTGTGCTTATCAAAAAATGGCTCCAGAGGGCAAAACCTCTCGAAAATGCAGACGGAGCCCGGTTACGTTTTGATAAATGGGGTCGCAAGTATGGAACCGCTGCCAACGGCGGGATCATCACACTCAATAATAGTCCGGATAATCCTGTGAGCTCAATGCCGGAAGTTCATGTCTGGGCCCACCGGCATTCACTTGATTCCATCAATCTCTGTAAACTTGAAGAATACGTGTTGGCACAACTCAATGGAACTGGTTTAGACCATTGTAAAAAAAGCCCCAAAAAGAAAATTACCAGTATTCCCGATGTCACCGGTATGAGTAAAAAACAAGCTGAAACAAAATTAAACGGTCTCGGATTGAAAACAAAGGTGAGTCTTGGAACTCCGGCATCCAGTGAAAAGGAATCCTTGAAGGTAGAAAAGACCACTCCTGGTGTCGGTGCAACAGTCAAACGGGGGGCTACTATAACGATAGTACTCCATACGCCTTTTGTTAACACAAAAAAAGTTCCTGAATTTAAAGGATATAGAGCAAAAGATGTCATAAAAAGAATAAGGAAAATCGGGTTAATACCAAAGATAAATATGGTGAAGGCTGCCTCTTCAAATCAGACAGGTAGAATCAGATCTCTTGATCCGCCTTCAGGTACGCGCCTGAAAGCCAACGCAACAGTCCTTGTTAACGTTTTTGGTCCATATGTCAGGACACTCAGGGTACCGGACGTGAAAGGATACACGGGCAAACAGGCACGGGATCAACTTGCCTCCATTGGCTTGAAGCTGGATATCGTTAAAAATAAACCGACAAAGGACAGGAGCTTGGCAGGTACTGTTGAGTCACAGATACCCGAGGCCGGTTCTACGGTTAAAGCCGGAAAAGTAATAGAGATTGTTGTTTACGAACAGTCTCTGCCGGACTGTTCTGACTTGCCTGGCAGCTCTCCTCTCTGGGATCAGAGGAAACAGAAATATTATTGTGGCTGTACCGGTAATTATGAACGAAACAATGCTGGGAATGGTTGTCGTTTGAAAAAAGAAATTCAGGTAGCCGAAAAAAATTGCCTCACTGGAACACACGCAGAATGGAGTGAAAATCGTGAAAAAGCGCTTTGTTATTGTGATGATGGGACATGGGATAGTTCCTTGAGACGTTGTGTTACTGAACGCGACAGGGCACTCACTGCTCTGAATTGTTCTTACTGTGAAAAACCCTATTATGACGAGTCCAGAAAAAATGCCCGTTGTGTATGTGCAAGTGGGTGTGGTTATGATTCAACTATAGCCCCCTATTGCATGCCCAAAGATAAACTTGCACACCTCAGAAGGCAGCGCCGGCAGGAGGTGGCAAAAAAAGAGCGCCGGAGAGAAGAAGAACGACGTCGACGGAAAAAACAGGAAGAGGCCAATCGGCAGCGGGAATGTCAGCAATATCTCAACCAGTTAAATAACTCGGTCGTAAAAGGCATGAAGCAGTGGCAACAGCTGGTATTTTTAACCAGTGCCACTATAACAGGTTGTAATAAAAACGAAATATTGGCGGCACAGAAAGGGCAATGGCGGAGCAGAACGGGGTCTGGTACGGGAACAGGTACTGGTTCACAGATCGTACTGACCCTACCGAACGGAAGGACTATAGTATACAACGGTGATATAGAGGTTGACAGAAATATGCCGACACCTCCGGATCAATGTCCTGGGGGGATCCTGGGGTCTGCTCCGGGTCCATGTCTGACTGATGCAGAGTACCAAAAGGCCTGGCGTGACTACCAGCGGAGGTTACGTGAGTATAACTCCCAACGGTGA
- a CDS encoding efflux RND transporter periplasmic adaptor subunit — MKAVVKYILAVALVAALGLVVYFKVFVPKHTFAIIHPYSGQLNVTVQGIGNVNALNVYSITAQTGGKILQILTDEGRRVKKGDLLIVIDGVDLSQQLGAAKADHTKAQYEVKALQGELRNQEAQKTLLLVTFKRYKKLIKQGFVTQAEYDKTLADWQGIQAAITATESRIESSQAAVLSASKRVDALQEKIDRLRVYSPTDGYVITREAEVSQYVLPSSLILKIVDPASLWVEVKIDERIGAQVKTSQEARIILRSQPDRPYRGVVKRIDAMTDPVTLERTVNVVFENLPKPFFINEQARVIIAVRKYDDVVKIPLAAVVQRNGKTGVWVVENRRAHFSVLKTIAANDSEMAIAKGDLNTSIILPNKHKKELSEGMRIYQ; from the coding sequence ATGAAAGCGGTTGTCAAATATATCCTGGCTGTTGCCTTGGTGGCAGCCCTTGGGTTGGTTGTATATTTTAAAGTGTTTGTCCCCAAACATACATTTGCAATAATTCACCCATATTCCGGTCAGCTCAATGTGACTGTACAGGGCATCGGTAACGTTAATGCACTGAACGTTTATTCCATTACAGCTCAGACAGGTGGAAAAATTTTACAGATTTTGACTGATGAAGGTAGAAGGGTCAAAAAAGGAGACCTGTTAATTGTGATAGATGGTGTGGATTTATCCCAGCAGCTTGGAGCAGCAAAAGCAGATCATACCAAAGCTCAATACGAGGTTAAAGCCCTGCAAGGTGAATTGAGAAATCAGGAGGCACAGAAAACCCTTTTGCTAGTCACATTCAAACGCTATAAAAAACTTATTAAACAGGGGTTTGTAACACAGGCTGAATATGATAAAACCCTCGCGGACTGGCAGGGGATTCAGGCTGCCATTACAGCAACCGAATCGAGGATTGAATCTTCTCAGGCAGCTGTTTTGTCTGCTTCTAAGCGTGTTGATGCGCTGCAGGAAAAAATAGACCGTTTACGAGTTTATTCTCCAACAGATGGATATGTTATCACAAGAGAGGCAGAGGTCAGCCAATATGTGCTCCCCTCATCACTGATTTTGAAAATTGTTGATCCTGCGTCTCTGTGGGTTGAAGTGAAAATTGATGAGCGAATAGGTGCGCAGGTCAAAACATCTCAGGAGGCGAGGATTATCCTCCGTTCACAACCTGACAGACCATACAGGGGCGTGGTCAAAAGAATTGATGCCATGACGGATCCCGTCACCCTGGAGCGAACAGTCAATGTTGTCTTTGAGAACCTTCCCAAACCATTTTTTATCAATGAGCAGGCCAGGGTAATTATTGCTGTCCGCAAATATGATGATGTTGTCAAAATTCCTCTTGCTGCGGTGGTACAGAGAAACGGGAAAACAGGTGTGTGGGTTGTTGAAAACAGACGTGCCCATTTTTCAGTTCTCAAGACAATAGCCGCCAATGATTCTGAAATGGCGATAGCTAAAGGAGATCTCAACACCTCGATTATTCTCCCGAACAAACATAAAAAAGAACTGAGTGAAGGCATGAGGATCTATCAATGA
- a CDS encoding TolC family protein, with product MSLQDCIQKALRSHPDIKRFIQQVRSNQKEIDITRADYLPQISIDAEYDLTRTYIFPGNGIFNTKESDGWQAGVTFKQKIWDFARTSSLVNAQEVQQGIAELSLQDARALLAYKVKLQYELVLVQQKAIDVRKHDFQTKEALYKQAKALVDQGLKTRADASRFLSSTSIAQDNLAIAESNFSKALMMLSLYIGEPVSQDTIFEKNSINTEVYSIDEKVVLKESPVLQGLEGKIKQNEYLYQATRASRYGSIDAIASYSHLDTLNAYDATVVGVMLSIPLYTGGRLSAQEEKAFIDKQNAENEYKSKVLELKQDYRTLLYDLKRLQHTIKAKSNQYSSAQQTADVMKGRYREGLATYIEVLDAVAVMSDAELGLLQATYDRSSTIHRLEYLQGKTK from the coding sequence TTGAGCTTGCAGGATTGTATTCAGAAAGCCCTGCGCAGCCATCCCGACATCAAACGATTCATCCAGCAGGTCAGGTCAAACCAGAAAGAAATTGATATTACCCGGGCTGATTATCTGCCGCAAATATCAATAGATGCAGAATATGACCTGACCAGAACGTATATTTTCCCAGGTAACGGAATCTTCAATACCAAAGAGAGTGATGGCTGGCAGGCTGGAGTAACGTTTAAACAGAAAATATGGGATTTTGCACGGACAAGCTCCCTTGTTAACGCCCAGGAAGTGCAGCAGGGAATAGCCGAATTATCCCTTCAAGATGCCAGGGCACTACTCGCCTATAAGGTGAAACTCCAATATGAACTGGTCCTTGTCCAGCAGAAGGCCATTGATGTCAGAAAACATGATTTTCAGACAAAAGAAGCGTTGTATAAACAGGCAAAAGCTCTAGTTGACCAGGGACTGAAAACCAGGGCCGATGCCTCACGATTTTTATCTTCGACCTCCATTGCACAAGACAACCTGGCAATCGCTGAGTCAAATTTTTCAAAAGCCCTGATGATGCTCTCTCTGTACATAGGAGAACCTGTTTCACAGGATACTATCTTTGAAAAAAACAGTATCAATACCGAAGTATATTCCATTGATGAAAAGGTGGTTCTGAAAGAATCACCCGTTCTTCAAGGTCTGGAGGGGAAAATCAAACAAAACGAATACCTTTATCAAGCGACAAGAGCATCTCGATATGGTTCCATTGATGCCATAGCCTCGTACTCGCATCTAGATACATTGAATGCTTATGATGCAACGGTGGTCGGGGTTATGCTCAGCATTCCCTTGTATACCGGTGGACGACTTTCGGCCCAGGAGGAGAAAGCTTTTATTGACAAGCAGAATGCAGAAAATGAATACAAGTCAAAAGTGTTGGAGCTCAAGCAGGATTATAGAACCTTGCTTTATGATTTGAAACGCTTACAGCATACGATCAAGGCGAAATCCAACCAGTACAGTTCAGCTCAACAAACAGCAGACGTCATGAAAGGACGTTATCGTGAAGGACTTGCAACGTATATTGAGGTACTGGATGCAGTGGCCGTGATGTCGGATGCCGAACTCGGACTGCTCCAGGCAACATATGACAGAAGCAGTACAATTCATCGATTAGAATATTTACAAGGAAAAACCAAATGA
- the istB gene encoding IS21-like element helper ATPase IstB, producing MSSTDNRIILDASLKKLYLSTIRACYQEEADLARKESLSYESYLQELVVRECEERRHKRITRYLRESRLPLEKNLASFEMDRLPAKLSGFVNSLLEGSFLDRCENILAFGNPGSGKTHLLCAIAQELINKDRRVFFSPCSLLVQNLLVAKKELVLPRFLKKLAKYDAILIDDIGYVQQSREEMEVLFTLLAYCYERNSIMLTSNLPFSQWEKIFKDPMTTAAAIDRLVHHSVILELNLDSYRLEKAKQSLEEN from the coding sequence ATGAGTTCAACCGATAATCGAATTATCCTGGATGCGTCTCTTAAAAAGCTTTATCTGTCAACTATCCGAGCCTGTTACCAGGAGGAGGCGGATTTGGCGAGAAAGGAATCACTAAGCTATGAATCATACCTTCAGGAACTGGTTGTGCGGGAGTGTGAAGAAAGACGCCATAAACGCATTACCAGATATTTGCGAGAATCCAGACTGCCCCTGGAAAAAAACTTAGCTTCGTTTGAAATGGATCGGCTTCCGGCCAAACTGAGCGGCTTTGTCAATAGTTTGCTGGAAGGTTCTTTTCTTGACAGGTGTGAAAACATACTAGCTTTTGGAAACCCAGGTAGTGGAAAAACCCATCTGCTCTGTGCCATTGCCCAGGAACTGATTAACAAGGATAGGCGTGTTTTCTTTTCTCCGTGCAGTCTGCTGGTGCAAAATCTGCTGGTGGCCAAAAAGGAGCTTGTTCTTCCAAGATTTCTGAAAAAACTTGCCAAGTATGATGCCATACTGATCGACGATATCGGCTATGTCCAGCAAAGCCGAGAAGAAATGGAAGTGCTCTTTACCCTTCTTGCGTATTGTTATGAACGGAACAGTATCATGCTAACCAGCAATTTACCATTTTCACAGTGGGAGAAGATATTTAAAGATCCAATGACTACGGCTGCAGCGATAGACCGGCTTGTGCATCATAGCGTAATACTGGAACTTAATCTTGATAGCTACAGACTGGAAAAAGCAAAACAAAGCCTTGAGGAAAATTAA
- a CDS encoding ABC transporter ATP-binding protein produces the protein MKNNIAIRVENLHKSFGDGDSLVEVIKDASFTINKGELIGLIAPSGGGKTTLLMMIGCVEEPSSGKIWIGEEKVYDNRWLTNETRKIRREKIGFIFQAHYLIPFLNIIDNLTLLPQANKINEKAAQKRAMELLRYFGIGDKEKAMPSQLSGGQNQRVAIARALVNNPRIILADEPTAALDMQRSVDVVKMLKQIAVEQKVAIVMVTHDDRMLPYCDRIMKIENKATIFDQ, from the coding sequence ATGAAGAACAATATAGCTATACGGGTTGAAAACCTCCATAAGTCCTTTGGCGATGGTGACAGCCTTGTTGAGGTCATTAAGGATGCCTCATTTACTATCAACAAGGGTGAACTGATCGGCCTTATCGCCCCAAGCGGAGGAGGCAAAACGACCCTTCTCATGATGATCGGATGTGTCGAAGAACCAAGCTCGGGAAAGATCTGGATTGGTGAAGAAAAAGTATATGATAACAGATGGTTGACCAATGAAACCCGAAAAATACGCAGGGAGAAAATAGGGTTTATCTTTCAGGCGCATTACCTTATTCCGTTTTTGAATATCATTGACAATCTGACTCTGCTCCCTCAGGCCAACAAGATCAATGAAAAGGCAGCACAGAAAAGGGCCATGGAGTTACTCCGTTATTTTGGTATTGGGGATAAGGAAAAAGCGATGCCCTCCCAACTTTCAGGTGGACAAAACCAACGGGTTGCCATTGCCAGGGCACTGGTCAATAATCCGCGAATCATCCTGGCTGATGAACCGACAGCGGCTCTTGACATGCAGCGCTCAGTGGATGTGGTAAAAATGCTGAAACAGATTGCAGTGGAACAGAAGGTGGCAATTGTTATGGTAACCCATGATGACAGAATGCTCCCATACTGTGACCGGATTATGAAGATAGAAAACAAGGCAACCATATTTGATCAGTAA